The following coding sequences are from one Arthrobacter sp. PvP023 window:
- the glgC gene encoding glucose-1-phosphate adenylyltransferase — translation MPLNKKVLAIVLAGGEGNRLMPLTADRAKPGVPFAGSYRLIDFALSNLVNSRYLQIVVLTQYKSHSLDRHISETWRMSTQLGNYIASVPAQQRVGKSWFLGSANAIYQSLNLIHDANPDIVVVVGADHVYRMDFAQMVEQHVASGAKATVAAVRQPLNMADQFGVIEVDQENPQKIAAFVEKPSSTPGLAADPTQFLASMGNYVFDADALVDALHVDAERLDTKHDMGGDIIPYFVNKGEAGVYDFTLNDIPGSTERDRTYWRDVGTIDSFYDAHMDLISPMPVFNLYNSEWPIYTRQSISPPAKFVRGQGNTVGTALDSIVASGVVISGGIVEGSVLSNDVYVGTASRVVDSVLMDKVQIGEGAVVNRAIIDKNVKVPAGAAIGLDPERDRARGFKVTDSGITVLSKGQAVPEPDEAERALSAANLHLVPNAIKAATENYPSARDSAAKVGEAHAAAVGVSTAD, via the coding sequence ATGCCGTTGAATAAGAAAGTCCTGGCTATTGTCCTCGCAGGCGGCGAGGGCAACCGGCTCATGCCGCTGACGGCTGACAGGGCCAAACCCGGCGTGCCCTTTGCCGGCAGCTACCGGCTCATCGACTTCGCGCTGTCCAACCTCGTGAACTCCCGCTATCTGCAGATTGTGGTGCTCACGCAATACAAATCCCACAGCCTGGACCGGCATATTTCCGAAACATGGAGAATGTCCACGCAGCTGGGAAACTACATTGCCTCCGTCCCGGCGCAGCAGCGCGTGGGCAAGAGCTGGTTCCTCGGCAGTGCCAACGCGATCTACCAGTCCCTGAACCTGATCCATGACGCCAACCCCGACATCGTGGTTGTGGTGGGCGCCGATCACGTCTACCGCATGGACTTCGCGCAGATGGTTGAGCAGCATGTCGCCAGCGGCGCCAAGGCCACAGTGGCCGCAGTCCGCCAGCCGCTGAACATGGCCGACCAGTTCGGCGTCATCGAGGTGGACCAGGAGAATCCCCAGAAGATTGCCGCCTTCGTGGAAAAGCCATCCTCAACCCCCGGGCTGGCAGCAGATCCCACCCAGTTCCTGGCATCCATGGGAAATTACGTTTTCGATGCCGATGCCCTGGTGGACGCCCTGCACGTGGATGCCGAGCGCCTTGACACCAAGCACGATATGGGCGGCGACATCATCCCTTACTTCGTCAATAAGGGCGAAGCGGGCGTTTATGACTTCACGCTGAATGACATTCCCGGCTCCACCGAACGGGACCGTACTTATTGGCGCGATGTCGGCACCATAGATTCCTTCTACGACGCCCACATGGACCTTATTTCCCCCATGCCGGTTTTCAACCTGTATAACTCGGAATGGCCCATCTACACGCGGCAGAGCATCTCCCCGCCGGCAAAGTTTGTGCGCGGCCAGGGCAACACCGTGGGTACGGCCCTGGACTCGATCGTGGCCAGCGGTGTGGTGATTTCCGGCGGCATCGTGGAAGGGTCGGTCCTGTCCAATGACGTTTATGTGGGCACGGCGAGCCGCGTGGTGGATTCAGTCCTGATGGACAAGGTCCAGATCGGCGAGGGTGCCGTGGTCAACCGCGCCATCATTGACAAGAACGTCAAGGTGCCCGCCGGCGCAGCGATCGGCCTGGATCCGGAGCGCGACCGCGCCCGCGGTTTCAAGGTCACGGACTCGGGCATCACGGTGCTGTCCAAGGGGCAGGCAGTTCCGGAACCGGACGAGGCCGAACGCGCGCTGTCAGCCGCCAACCTCCACCTGGTGCCCAACGCGATCAAGGCGGCAACGGAGAACTACCCGTCTGCCCGGGACTCGGCGGCCAAAGTAGGGGAAGCCCACGCTGCGGCCGTGGGAGTATCCACCGCCGACTAG
- a CDS encoding SDR family NAD(P)-dependent oxidoreductase: protein MNSSDLTPEDIQACLKVLNTIHAYDEEHPDYVSVRRATGKMFKAVKRHRRVTKRDLIAESDRAVIAQTATAAPDRIDDETRGNKLEPSATGKVAGHLIRSRPCYICKNHYTQVDAFYHQLCPECAAFSHSKRDARTDLTGRRALLTGGRAKIGMYIALRLLRDGAHTTITTRFPKDAARRFAAMEDSGEWLHRLRIVGIDLRDPSQVMALTDSLDAAGPLDIIINNAAQTVRRSGNAYKPLVDAEDEPLPAALDVANGGPELVTFGHAHDKHPLALASSVMEHPVLAGDAITSLALSTGSASLERIATGTAIDAGGLVPDLAAINSWTQVVDEVDPLEMLEVQLCNVTAPFLLVSRLRAAMKRSTSHRKYIVNVSAMEGQFSRAYKGPGHPHTNMAKAALNMMTRTSAQEMLDSDGILMTAVDTGWITDERPHYTKVRLMEEGFHAPLDLVDGAARVYDPIVMGENGEDQYGVFLKDYKPSPW, encoded by the coding sequence ATGAACTCCTCCGATTTGACGCCTGAGGACATCCAGGCCTGCCTCAAGGTTCTTAACACCATCCACGCCTATGACGAGGAGCACCCGGACTATGTCTCGGTTCGGCGCGCCACCGGCAAGATGTTCAAGGCTGTCAAACGCCACCGCCGGGTCACCAAGCGCGACCTGATCGCCGAGTCCGATCGCGCAGTAATCGCGCAGACGGCCACGGCAGCTCCCGACCGGATCGATGATGAAACCCGCGGGAACAAGCTGGAACCTTCTGCGACCGGCAAGGTGGCCGGACACCTCATCAGGTCCCGCCCGTGCTACATCTGCAAGAATCACTACACCCAGGTGGATGCTTTCTATCACCAGTTGTGCCCTGAGTGTGCTGCGTTCAGCCACAGCAAGCGCGACGCCCGCACGGACCTCACCGGCCGCCGTGCGCTCCTCACGGGAGGACGCGCCAAAATCGGCATGTACATCGCCTTGCGGCTGCTCCGGGACGGTGCCCACACCACCATCACCACGCGGTTCCCGAAAGATGCGGCACGCCGCTTCGCCGCGATGGAAGACAGCGGTGAGTGGCTCCACCGGCTCAGGATCGTGGGCATCGACCTACGTGATCCCTCCCAAGTGATGGCCCTGACCGATTCCCTCGACGCCGCGGGCCCGCTGGACATCATCATCAACAACGCGGCCCAGACTGTCCGCCGCTCGGGCAACGCTTACAAGCCGCTGGTCGATGCAGAGGACGAGCCCCTTCCCGCCGCCCTCGACGTTGCCAACGGCGGACCGGAACTGGTGACCTTCGGCCACGCCCATGACAAGCACCCGCTGGCCCTTGCCAGCAGCGTCATGGAACACCCGGTCCTGGCCGGCGACGCCATCACATCCCTGGCACTTTCTACGGGTTCGGCTTCGCTGGAACGGATAGCCACCGGTACGGCCATCGACGCCGGCGGACTGGTTCCTGACCTGGCCGCCATCAACAGCTGGACCCAGGTGGTGGATGAAGTGGATCCGCTGGAAATGCTTGAAGTGCAGCTCTGCAACGTGACAGCGCCCTTCCTGCTGGTGAGCCGTCTGCGTGCCGCAATGAAGCGTTCCACCTCGCATCGGAAGTACATCGTGAACGTTTCTGCCATGGAAGGGCAGTTCTCACGCGCTTACAAGGGTCCGGGCCACCCCCACACCAACATGGCCAAAGCGGCGCTGAACATGATGACCCGCACCAGCGCGCAGGAAATGCTCGATTCCGACGGCATCCTGATGACCGCCGTGGATACCGGATGGATCACTGATGAGCGTCCGCACTATACCAAGGTCAGGCTCATGGAGGAAGGCTTCCATGCTCCGCTGGACCTCGTGGACGGTGCAGCGCGGGTCTACGATCCGATCGTCATGGGCGAAAACGGTGAAGACCAGTACGGCGTCTTCCTCAAGGACTACAAGCCCAGCCCCTGGTAG